Genomic window (Zingiber officinale cultivar Zhangliang chromosome 2B, Zo_v1.1, whole genome shotgun sequence):
AATTGGAAGTGAAGAAAAAGCTTGATCAATTATAAATTGAAAGTGATTAACTTGAAAATATTCTTTAAGAGATTGAATTACCTTTTCATGGTTGATCTCATCAAATTGTCTTTTTCTTTGAATAATGCGCTTTTCTTGAAAAATAGATTCGATTCCCATTTCACTTTCAATATGTTCGACTTCAACCAATGTTTGATCAAATCTAGATTTTCTAAACTCTTGGGGAAAAGAAATAAGCTCCTCCCTCTCTTCAGCATGTGAATGTTTGATGAATCTGTTAATTTCTTCTCTCTTATTCAGTATTTTTTGAATCTGTCGATTTCTTTTCTACATAATCACGTTTAAAACTAAGATAGAATATTTTTTGAGATACAAATTAAAATATGACTTATGTTATCAACTATTACTTATAGGCTGACTTCTTAAAAATGAGCACATGAACATATCaaactaataatatttttttaaaaaaaattagtgccctaaatatttttgggcccGAGACATTTGCCTCACTTGTTACACTCAGTGGCGAATCCAGGAATTCAAGTATGAAGAGATGATCACGATAAACAAAAGACGATATCTTCCATCTCTATCGATGGAACCCCATAATACTAGGGGTTCCACCGTCGGCAAGGAGGGACGACCGCTGATGCCCCCACGCGTCCCCCCCCCTCCCGATTCGCCCCTGGTTACACTAGAGGTTCGGGCTTGGTTGCGATTAAGctataattaattatgatcccTCTCTGGGTTCACCTTCCCATCTAGGTTCGGGATGGACGAACGAAGGTAGCTCAGAGCCCCCCCCCCCTCGCTCAACGGCTGACAGTTTGAGCACCCACCCACTGTCGACAGCTTCCGGGGAGCCTTCGATCAGCCTTTAGCTGTCCATCCCGATCTAAATTATAATCTGAATGGGAAgacgaattaaaaaaaaacaattaattacTATTAAATTACGATAATAATCTAATCATCATTATAATGAATTACATTATAGAtcatccttttttttatttttttatttttaccagAGGATCTTGCTCCATAGTTTCCCTCTACTATTAATACTTGCATAATAAGACGGCGCACGCAagtttctttattttgttttccttttacACTTGGCGGATGCCCGACTGCCCCCTGCCTAGTCCGACTGTTCCCGATCCAGTCCACGCCCAAACCGCGTTAGCTGATGCGACATTGAGGCTCGATGGCGGACGACCAGCAGAGCGCCGGAGGGGACGCCGCCGTCGTGATCGTCGTCGTTGCGGAGGACATGGCGCCTTCGGCGGTGGGATCAGAGGCGAAGGGGGCCGAGAAGGGGCTGGAGGCCGCCTCCGTGGCTGTCAACGTGGCGACCGGGCCTGGTGGCCGGGCCGAGAAGGACAGCGGGAAGGATCCGGAGTCGGAGACGACCTGTCGGATCTGCCATTTGAGCAAGGAAGGCTCCGAACTCTTCGAGCTGGGGTGCGGGTGCAAGGGCGATCTCGGGATCGCGCATCGGCACTGCGCTGAGACCTGGTTCATGGTCAAGGGCAACAGGTTTTTTCTTCTTCCAGAcctgatttttttttcccttcctttTTTGTCTTGTTGGATTTCTCCCCTAAAGATGTTGGTTTGTCGGATTACGTTTCTCGCTGTGTGGAAAAGAAGGATTTTAGTACTTTTGATCCTCAGTCTACCATTAAATGCTTGTTCTTTCTGATTGCTATGGGAGGGATTGGGAATATTGAGCTCACGATAAGTGTTGATTTTAGCTAGTAGGGAGCCGTTTGGAGTCTCTCTTCTCAAAACTTGGCTTCTTGTTGATTTCATTCCTATTGCAGTGTCGAAGGGTTAAACATGGAAGGGTCAGAATTCATTTTACTGTCCTGTCATCTTTGCTGAGTCCTTTAGCCTATTTCTTTGTCGGAGTTTcttatttgagctataaaaactTGTCTCCTCTGGTTGCTCGTTGCCTCATCAATTGGCAGTTATTTAATATGGTGAACGTGCTTTTGAGAATAATCAGAGTGGTGAAACAGTTTTTTTCCAAGATTTCTTAGGTATTGATGTGATACTAGTCAATGTTCATCTATTATGTTTGCTACTAAGATTATATGTTTTGATTTATGAATTTTTGGAATTAAAAATTTCAATCCAATCATCTAAAGAATAGAAATAAATCCATCAATTGTTATTATCAAGTTTCTGATTGAAACACCATTTATCCCCTTTGTTGAAGTTATTGCTTTGATCCTGGCCTAACACCTGATGGTTCAGTTAGATCATTGTTAGATCATGAACCAAGTAGAGAAGCAAGTGAAAAACAAAGTCAGTGTCTAAGAAAATAATATCAAGCTTACCAAAAAAGTATGAGGTGTCATTGTTGAACTTGTGGCTTTACTTTATTCTGACAGCTGACGGATTAGATTTTGAATCACAAGAGAAAAATAAGTTATCCGGAGAATATCTACATAATTAGGGAATTCCAAGTTCATGATGTGCTTGCTCTA
Coding sequences:
- the LOC122045259 gene encoding E3 ubiquitin-protein ligase MARCHF1-like; translation: MADDQQSAGGDAAVVIVVVAEDMAPSAVGSEAKGAEKGLEAASVAVNVATGPGGRAEKDSGKDPESETTCRICHLSKEGSELFELGCGCKGDLGIAHRHCAETWFMVKGNRFCEICGANAKNITGENDSKFMDEWYERGESSNRDPSERCSCWRQQPFCNFVMACLVIAFILPWFFRVNMF